The following proteins are co-located in the Verrucomicrobiota bacterium genome:
- a CDS encoding MoxR family ATPase, which produces MKSEIEDLNRQIQALHPAITGVQQEMAKAIVGQRHLVDRLLISLLANGHVLLEGVPGLAKTATISALAQCIHTKFQRIQFTPDLLPSDLVGNLIYVPKDGNYITKKGPIFANLILADEINRAPAKVQSALLEAMQERQVTIGETSFPLSEPFLVLATQNPIEQEGTYSLPEAQVDRFMMKVVVTYPSEEEEKQIMRLAAKTSRPAALTAVIHPEQILTMRALVDQIHVDEQITEYIIRLVFATRNPGKFAKDLEGKIRYGGSPRATINLNLAARACAFLNGRGYVTPQDVKSIALDVLRHRIITTFEAEADEVTTEHIVKHLLENIPVP; this is translated from the coding sequence ATGAAGTCTGAAATTGAAGATTTAAACCGGCAAATCCAGGCGTTACACCCGGCGATTACCGGCGTACAACAGGAAATGGCCAAAGCCATCGTCGGCCAGCGCCACTTGGTGGATCGGCTATTGATCAGTCTGCTGGCCAATGGCCACGTGTTGCTGGAAGGGGTGCCCGGCCTGGCCAAGACGGCCACCATCAGCGCGCTGGCGCAATGCATTCACACCAAGTTCCAGCGCATCCAGTTCACGCCGGACCTGCTCCCCAGCGACTTGGTCGGCAACCTTATTTACGTGCCGAAGGATGGCAATTATATCACCAAGAAGGGCCCCATCTTCGCCAACCTCATTCTGGCGGATGAGATCAACCGCGCCCCGGCCAAGGTGCAAAGCGCGCTGCTGGAAGCCATGCAGGAACGGCAGGTAACCATTGGTGAAACGTCGTTCCCGTTGTCGGAACCGTTCTTGGTGCTGGCCACGCAGAACCCCATCGAACAGGAGGGCACGTACTCGCTGCCCGAAGCGCAGGTGGACCGCTTCATGATGAAGGTGGTCGTTACCTACCCAAGCGAGGAAGAGGAAAAGCAAATCATGCGCCTGGCCGCCAAAACCAGCCGCCCCGCAGCACTCACGGCGGTGATTCACCCGGAACAAATCCTCACCATGCGCGCGCTGGTGGACCAGATCCATGTGGACGAACAGATCACCGAGTACATCATCCGCCTGGTATTTGCGACGCGCAACCCGGGCAAGTTCGCCAAGGACCTGGAGGGAAAAATCCGGTATGGCGGCTCGCCGCGCGCCACGATCAACCTGAACCTGGCCGCGCGCGCTTGCGCGTTTCTCAACGGGCGCGGTTACGTCACGCCGCAGGATGTGAAGAGCATCGCCCTGGATGTGCTGCGGCACCGGATCATCACGACGTTCGAGGCCGAGGCGGACGAGGTCACCACCGAACACATTGTGAAGCACCTGCTGGAAAACATCCCGGTGCCGTGA